The Papaver somniferum cultivar HN1 chromosome 3, ASM357369v1, whole genome shotgun sequence genome includes a region encoding these proteins:
- the LOC113358739 gene encoding chloroplast envelope membrane protein-like isoform X2, with product MFLMSTSIVLCENFTLFNTSKRLHLYNISSTNPSSLISSSMVSSSLIGRRTKRNCMFITKAKNDEKWGSKKKRPWWKKFFLDEDANWLGLEEKDLLEEEVELEFPTGDEKLSEEEKFEAWKRRAEAITELREAQEDMKNVENRMWEDWLVEDGPDSQVYGGDWSDIIENSVNEVRADPSEMMPERGLVKTVKDLVFGMEEDDLLYEDRVFQYASSNSAKFLAVLVLIPWALDFVVHDFVLMPFLDRYVKTVPLAAEFFDVRRPQKLQMVKELKIERSSYRLEAEIGKSPPLADDEVWLQLRPKALELRDEWRLENRRAFANIWSDMVALLKFTGYKLINNISDTGKAFLIILITDIFLGYHSESGWQTLLEVLVDHYGLEVDQSAIVLFVCLVPVVIDACVKLWLFKFLPRLSPKVSNIFREMTRH from the exons ATGTTCTTAATGAGCACTTCTATTGTATTATGTGAGAATTTTACATTATTTAATACCAGCAAAAGATTGCATCTTTACAACATTAGTAGTACAAACCCTAGCTCTTTGATCTCTTCTTCTATGGTGTCATCATCATTAATTGGAAGAAGAACGAAAAGAAATTGTATGTTTATTACAAAAGCTAAGAATGATGAAAAATGGGgttcaaaaaagaaaagaccatGGTGGAAGAAATTCTTTTTGGATGAAGATGCTAATTGGCTTGGTTTAGAAGAGAAAGATTTacttgaagaagaagtagaaTTAGAATTCCCCACTGGTGATGAAAAATTATCCGAGGAAGAGAAGTTCGAAGCGTGGAAGAGGAGAGCGGAGGCAATTACGGAATTACGCGAAGCACAAGAGGATATGAAAAATGTGGAGAATAGAATGTGGGAAGATTGGCTTGTTGAAGATGGGCCGGATTCTCAAGTTTATGGTGGAGACTGGAGTGATATTATTGAGAATAGTGTAAATGAGGTTCGTGCTGATCCGAGTGAAATGATGCCTGAAAGAGGCTTAGTTAAAACTGTAAAGGATTTAGTTTTCGGCATGGAAGAAGATGATTTATTATATGAAGATCGAGTATTTCAGTATGCCTCGTCAAATTCT GCTAAATTCTTGGCAGTGTTGGTGTTAATACCTTGGGCTTTGGACTTTGTTGTGCATGACTTTGTTCTCATGCCATTTTTGGACAG ATATGTGAAGACTGTACCACTTGCAGCCGAGTTTTTTGATGTGCGGAGACCGCAAAAACTTCAAATGGTGAAGGAATTGAAAATTGAGAGATCAAGTTATAGGCTTGAAGCGGAGATTGGTAAATCACCTCCTCTTGCCGATGATGAGGTTTGGTTGCAGTTGCGGCCTAAAGC GTTAGAGTTAAGAGATGAATGGAGATTAGAAAACCGGAGAGCATTTGCAAATATATGGTCAGATATG GTGGCTTTGCTAAAATTTACAGGGTACAAActaataaataatatttcagataCCGGAAAGGCATTCCTTATTATTCTTATTACTGATATATTTTTGGG TTATCATTCTGAATCTGGTTGGCAGACTTTGTTAGAAGTACTGGTCGATCATTATGGGCTTGAGGTGGATCAATCTGCTATAGTCCTTTTCGTCTGCCTCGTTCCAGTTGTTATTGATGCGTGCGTGAAACTTTGG TTATTCAAGTTCCTTCCAAGACTATCTCCAAAGGTGTCCAACATTTTCCGGGAAATGACACGTCATTAG
- the LOC113358739 gene encoding chloroplast envelope membrane protein-like isoform X1 yields MFLMSTSIVLCENFTLFNTSKRLHLYNISSTNPSSLISSSMVSSSLIGRRTKRNCMFITKAKNDEKWGSKKKRPWWKKFFLDEDANWLGLEEKDLLEEEVELEFPTGDEKLSEEEKFEAWKRRAEAITELREAQEDMKNVENRMWEDWLVEDGPDSQVYGGDWSDIIENSVNEVRADPSEMMPERGLVKTVKDLVFGMEEDDLLYEDRVFQYASSNSAKFLAVLVLIPWALDFVVHDFVLMPFLDRYVKTVPLAAEFFDVRRPQKLQMVKELKIERSSYRLEAEIGKSPPLADDEVWLQLRPKALELRDEWRLENRRAFANIWSDMVFGVALFMLLYFNQSKVALLKFTGYKLINNISDTGKAFLIILITDIFLGYHSESGWQTLLEVLVDHYGLEVDQSAIVLFVCLVPVVIDACVKLWLFKFLPRLSPKVSNIFREMTRH; encoded by the exons ATGTTCTTAATGAGCACTTCTATTGTATTATGTGAGAATTTTACATTATTTAATACCAGCAAAAGATTGCATCTTTACAACATTAGTAGTACAAACCCTAGCTCTTTGATCTCTTCTTCTATGGTGTCATCATCATTAATTGGAAGAAGAACGAAAAGAAATTGTATGTTTATTACAAAAGCTAAGAATGATGAAAAATGGGgttcaaaaaagaaaagaccatGGTGGAAGAAATTCTTTTTGGATGAAGATGCTAATTGGCTTGGTTTAGAAGAGAAAGATTTacttgaagaagaagtagaaTTAGAATTCCCCACTGGTGATGAAAAATTATCCGAGGAAGAGAAGTTCGAAGCGTGGAAGAGGAGAGCGGAGGCAATTACGGAATTACGCGAAGCACAAGAGGATATGAAAAATGTGGAGAATAGAATGTGGGAAGATTGGCTTGTTGAAGATGGGCCGGATTCTCAAGTTTATGGTGGAGACTGGAGTGATATTATTGAGAATAGTGTAAATGAGGTTCGTGCTGATCCGAGTGAAATGATGCCTGAAAGAGGCTTAGTTAAAACTGTAAAGGATTTAGTTTTCGGCATGGAAGAAGATGATTTATTATATGAAGATCGAGTATTTCAGTATGCCTCGTCAAATTCT GCTAAATTCTTGGCAGTGTTGGTGTTAATACCTTGGGCTTTGGACTTTGTTGTGCATGACTTTGTTCTCATGCCATTTTTGGACAG ATATGTGAAGACTGTACCACTTGCAGCCGAGTTTTTTGATGTGCGGAGACCGCAAAAACTTCAAATGGTGAAGGAATTGAAAATTGAGAGATCAAGTTATAGGCTTGAAGCGGAGATTGGTAAATCACCTCCTCTTGCCGATGATGAGGTTTGGTTGCAGTTGCGGCCTAAAGC GTTAGAGTTAAGAGATGAATGGAGATTAGAAAACCGGAGAGCATTTGCAAATATATGGTCAGATATGGTATTCGGGGTTGCGCTTTTTATGCTTTTATACTTCAATCAAAGCAAA GTGGCTTTGCTAAAATTTACAGGGTACAAActaataaataatatttcagataCCGGAAAGGCATTCCTTATTATTCTTATTACTGATATATTTTTGGG TTATCATTCTGAATCTGGTTGGCAGACTTTGTTAGAAGTACTGGTCGATCATTATGGGCTTGAGGTGGATCAATCTGCTATAGTCCTTTTCGTCTGCCTCGTTCCAGTTGTTATTGATGCGTGCGTGAAACTTTGG TTATTCAAGTTCCTTCCAAGACTATCTCCAAAGGTGTCCAACATTTTCCGGGAAATGACACGTCATTAG